A single window of Candidatus Zymogenus saltonus DNA harbors:
- a CDS encoding response regulator transcription factor → MEFDDKLKALIVEDHSAQRKSIREMLLGLFPFMVVMEAKDGKGALLSVDAHIPDLIFMDIKLPDGNGLDLTKLIKKEHPQTRIAIITNHNLPEYREAALKCGGDLFIPKDSMNGESIKGLVEEILLRKELDSGKLGR, encoded by the coding sequence GTGGAATTTGACGATAAATTAAAGGCGTTGATAGTTGAAGATCACTCCGCCCAGAGGAAGTCGATAAGGGAAATGTTGTTGGGACTTTTTCCATTTATGGTTGTGATGGAGGCAAAAGACGGCAAAGGCGCCCTTCTGAGCGTCGACGCCCACATCCCCGACCTCATATTTATGGATATAAAGCTCCCGGATGGAAATGGTCTCGACCTCACAAAGCTGATTAAAAAAGAGCATCCCCAGACGAGAATTGCGATCATAACGAATCATAATTTGCCGGAATACAGGGAGGCGGCTTTGAAGTGCGGCGGAGATCTATTTATCCCGAAGGATTCGATGAACGGTGAAAGTATAAAGGGTCTGGTTGAAGAGATCTTGTTGAGAAAGGAATTGGATTCCGGAAAGTTGGGGAGATGA
- a CDS encoding PAS domain S-box protein, whose amino-acid sequence MIDEKRTKADLISELRELRLKVQSYETRNAEQGDAGSEAAGGGEDKFKILFNSVEDAIFVHGINDEGMPENFIEVNEMAVKRYGYTRQELLNMSPLEIDAPEILSDISKKVSTVMAKGSANFESLHVAKDGTKIPVDVKARLFDYEGKKAIISIGRDITERIESAKMIVEQNEFLKNLIESIPHPLYVIDVDDCKVKIANSAARDEEHFDLNTCLKKIQGLDFSCKAEGDMCPVEIVREKGGPIVAEHIFKDKSGKDRYCEVTSYPIFHGDGKLSQVVEYTIDVTDRKMVEEELKRYANELEKANEDVKNFSYIVSHDLKGPLINIKGYSEKIGSANREIHDLLIPFFGKLSRREVERILTILNDEVPKYMDFIDSSIGRISGLISAILRLSRLGRRELIFSTVEMNKVVDSSLMNLAHKIEEQGIKVKIGELHNVVADKTSMQIIIENLLTNAVNYLCPKRRGEIEIGSFGEMYETTFYIKDNGVGIDKKDMGRIFNVFQRAGKQDIPGEGMGLAYVRTLVERHNGRIWCESKVDEGSIFKFTISRRLEKIMKADN is encoded by the coding sequence ATGATAGACGAAAAAAGGACAAAGGCGGATTTAATTAGTGAATTAAGGGAGCTTCGCCTTAAGGTGCAAAGCTATGAGACGAGGAACGCCGAACAGGGCGATGCGGGAAGCGAAGCGGCGGGCGGAGGCGAGGATAAATTTAAGATACTATTTAACAGCGTTGAGGATGCCATCTTCGTCCACGGAATTAACGATGAGGGGATGCCTGAAAATTTCATCGAGGTAAATGAAATGGCGGTCAAGAGGTATGGGTACACCAGACAGGAGCTTTTGAACATGTCCCCATTGGAGATTGACGCCCCCGAGATTTTATCAGATATTTCCAAGAAGGTAAGCACAGTCATGGCTAAGGGAAGCGCCAACTTCGAGAGTCTGCATGTGGCGAAGGACGGCACGAAGATCCCCGTCGATGTAAAGGCGAGACTTTTTGATTATGAGGGTAAAAAGGCGATCATTTCCATAGGCAGAGATATTACCGAAAGGATCGAATCGGCGAAGATGATAGTAGAGCAGAACGAATTTTTGAAAAATCTAATCGAATCCATACCCCATCCCCTGTACGTTATTGACGTCGACGATTGTAAGGTAAAGATCGCAAATTCGGCGGCGAGAGATGAAGAACACTTCGATTTGAATACGTGCTTAAAAAAGATCCAAGGATTGGATTTTTCCTGCAAAGCCGAGGGTGATATGTGTCCTGTTGAAATAGTCAGGGAGAAGGGGGGGCCGATCGTTGCGGAACACATTTTTAAGGACAAGTCCGGCAAGGATAGATATTGTGAGGTTACCAGTTATCCGATTTTTCACGGCGACGGAAAACTCTCTCAGGTAGTGGAATACACAATCGACGTAACCGACAGGAAGATGGTGGAAGAAGAGTTGAAGCGTTATGCCAACGAGCTTGAAAAGGCAAACGAGGACGTCAAGAACTTCTCTTATATAGTTTCTCACGATCTGAAGGGACCTCTAATAAACATCAAGGGCTATAGTGAAAAGATTGGTTCGGCCAATAGGGAGATCCACGATCTCTTGATCCCATTTTTTGGAAAACTCAGCAGGCGGGAGGTGGAAAGGATATTGACCATACTGAACGATGAAGTACCCAAGTACATGGACTTTATCGATTCGTCTATAGGGCGTATCAGCGGCCTTATAAGCGCGATTTTGAGACTCTCGCGCTTGGGCAGGAGGGAGTTGATTTTTTCCACTGTGGAGATGAATAAGGTAGTGGATTCTTCTCTCATGAACTTGGCTCATAAGATAGAGGAACAGGGGATAAAGGTAAAAATTGGGGAGCTGCACAACGTTGTAGCTGACAAAACCTCGATGCAGATAATCATAGAAAACCTCCTTACGAACGCGGTTAATTACTTGTGCCCGAAAAGAAGGGGCGAGATTGAAATCGGGTCGTTTGGGGAAATGTATGAAACAACCTTTTATATAAAGGACAACGGGGTTGGTATCGATAAGAAGGATATGGGGAGAATTTTCAATGTTTTTCAGAGGGCTGGGAAACAGGACATCCCGGGGGAGGGGATGGGGTTGGCATACGTTAGGACACTTGTCGAACGTCACAATGGAAGAATTTGGTGTGAGTCTAAAGTCGATGAGGGGTCGATATTCAAATTCACCATTTCAAGACGTTTAGAGAAAATAATGAAAGCGGACAATTAA